A genomic stretch from Bos javanicus breed banteng chromosome 29, ARS-OSU_banteng_1.0, whole genome shotgun sequence includes:
- the BRSK2 gene encoding serine/threonine-protein kinase BRSK2 isoform X5: MTSTGKDGGGAQHAQYVGPYRLEKTLGKGQTGLVKLGIHCVTCQKVAVKIVNREKLSESVLMKVEREIAILKLIEHPHVLKLHDVYENKKYLYLVLEHVSGGELFDYLVKKGRLTPKEARKFFRQIISALDFCHSHSICHRDLKPENLLLDEKNNIRIADFGMASLQVGDSLLETSCGSPHYACPEVIRGEKYDGRKADVWSCGVILFALLVGALPFDDDNLRQLLEKVKRGVFHMPHFIPPDCQSLLRGMIEVDAARRLTLEHIQKHIWYIGGKNEPEPEQPVPRKVQIRSLPSLEDIDPDVLDSMHSLGCFRDRNKLLQDLLSEEENQEKMIYFLLLDRKERYPSHEDEDLPPRNEIDPPRKRVDSPMLNRHGKRRPERKSMEVLSVTDGGSPVPARRALEMAQHGQRSRSISGASSGLSTSPLSSPRVTPHPSPRGSPLPTPKGTPVHTPKESPAGTPNPTPPSSPSVGGVPWRTRLNSIKNSFLGSPRFHRRKLQVPTPEEMSNLTPESSPELAKKSWFGNFISLEKEEQIFVVIKDKPLSSIKADIVHAFLSIPSLSHSVISQTSFRAEYKATGGPAVFQKPVKFQVDITYTEGGAAQKENGIYSVTFTLLSGPSRRFKRVVETIQAQLLSTHEQPSAQHLSDTTNCMEMMTGRLSKCGKNPSRAPGPPSLSPHCSPPHPLQPAPGGCCPHPRLSWGPCVPEGPGHAHVAALAPKAPGCAQPPRSATSRLPHSAPTAVAGPAQDQGRPGRDSKT, encoded by the exons GCCTGGTGAAGCTGGGGATCCACTGTGTCACGTGCCAGAAGGTGGCCGTCAAGATCGTCAACCGGGAGAAGCTCAGCGAGTCTGTACTGATGAAG GTGGAGCGGGAGATCGCGATCCTGAAGCTGATCGAGCACCCCCACGTCCTCAAACTGCACGACgtctatgaaaacaaaaaatattt aTACCTGGTGCTAGAACATGTGTCTGGTGGAGAGCTCTTTGACTACCTGGTCAAGAAGGGGAGGCTGACCCCCAAAGAGGCCCGGAAGTTCTTCCGCCAGATCATCTCTGCGCTGGACTTCTGCCACAGCCACTCCATATG CCACAGGGATCTGAAACCAGAAAACCTTCTGCTGGACGAGAAGAATAACATCCGGATCGCAGACTTCGGCATGGCGTCGCTGCAGGTTGGCGACAGCCTGCTGGAGACCAGCTGCGG GTCGCCCCACTATGCCTGTCCGGAGGTGATCCGG GGGGAGAAATACGACGGCCGCAAGGCAGACGTGTGGAGCTGCGGCGTGATTCTGTTCGCGCTGCTGGTG GGGGCGCTGCCATTCGACGACGACAACCTGCGGCAGCTGCTGGAGAAGGTGAAGCGCGGCGTCTTCCACATGCCGCACTTCATCCCGCCCGACTGCCAGAGCCTGCTGCGCGGCATGATCGAGGTGGACGCGGCGCGGCGCCTCACG CTAGAGCACATTCAGAAACACATATGGTATAT AGGAGGCAAGAACGAGCCGGAGCCGGAGCAGCCTGTCCCTCGCAAGGTGCAGATCCGCTCCCTGCCCAGCCTGGAGGACATCGACCCCGACGTGCTGGACAGCATGCACTCGCTCGGCTGCTTCCGGGACCGCAACAAGCTGCTGCAGGACCTGCTGTCCGAGGA GGAGAATCAGGAGAAGATGATCTACTTCCTCCTCCTGGACCGGAAAGAGAGGTACCCGAGCCACGAGGATGAGGACCTGCCGCCCAGGAACGAGATAG ACCCGCCCCGGAAGCGTGTGGACTCCCCGATGCTCAACCGGCACGGCAAGCGGCGGCCCGAGCGGAAGTCCATGGAGGTGCTGAGCGTCACGGACGGCGGCTCCCCCGTGCCTGCACGGCGGGCCCTGGAGATGGCCCAGCACGGCCAGAG GTCCAGGTCCATCAGTGGGGCCTCCTCGGGCCTGTCCACCAGCCCGCTCAGCAGCCCCCGG GTGACCCCTCACCCCTCTCCGAGGGGCAGTCCCCTCCCTACCCCCAAGGGGACGCCTGTGCACACGCCCAAGGAGAGCCCGGCGGGCACGCCCAACCCCACGCCGCCGTCCAGCCCCAGCGTGGGAGGGGTGCCCTGGAGGACGCGGCTCAACTCCATCAAGAACAGCTTCCTGGGGTCGCCCCGCTTCCACCGCCGGAAACTGCAAG TTCCGACGCCCGAGGAGATGTCCAACCTGACCCCGGAGTCGTCCCCAGA GCTCGCCAAGAAGTCCTGGTTCGGGAACTTCATCAGCCTGGAGAAGGAGGAGCAGATTTTCGTGGTCATCAAGGACAAACCGCTGAGCTCCATCAAAGCCGACATCGTCCACGCCTTCCTGTCG ATCCCCAGCCTCAGCCACAGCGTCATCTCCCAGACGAGCTTCCGGGCCGAGTACAAGGCGACGGGGGGCCCGGCTGTGTTCCAGAAGCCGGTCAAGTTCCAGGTGGACATCACGTACACAGAGGGCGGGGCCGCGCAGAAGGAGAACGGCATCTACTCGGTCACGTTCACGCTCCTGTCTG GCCCAAGCCGCCGCTTCAAGAGGGTCGTGGAGACCATTCAGGCCCAGCTGCTGAGCACACACGAGCAGCCCTCTGCCCAGCACTTGTCAG ACACCACTAACTGTATGGAAATGATGACGGGGAGGCTTTCCAAATGTGGTAAGAACCCCTCACGCGCACCTGGGCCCCCCAGCCTGTCACCCCATTGCTCACCCCCGCACCCCCTGCAGCCTGCTCCTGGCGggtgctgcccccacccccggctgTCCTGGGGTCCCTGTGTACCTGAGGGGCCTGGACACGCACACGTGGCCGCGCTTGCCCCCAAGGCGCCCGGCTGTGCCCAGCCCCCCCGCTCTGCCACCAGCCGCCTCCCTCACTCAGCTCCCACAGCGGTCGCAGGCCCGGCCCAAGATCAGGGCAGGCCAGGGAGGGACTCCAAGACTTAG
- the BRSK2 gene encoding serine/threonine-protein kinase BRSK2 isoform X10, translated as MKTKNICRYLVLEHVSGGELFDYLVKKGRLTPKEARKFFRQIISALDFCHSHSICHRDLKPENLLLDEKNNIRIADFGMASLQVGDSLLETSCGSPHYACPEVIRGEKYDGRKADVWSCGVILFALLVGALPFDDDNLRQLLEKVKRGVFHMPHFIPPDCQSLLRGMIEVDAARRLTLEHIQKHIWYIGGKNEPEPEQPVPRKVQIRSLPSLEDIDPDVLDSMHSLGCFRDRNKLLQDLLSEEENQEKMIYFLLLDRKERYPSHEDEDLPPRNEIDPPRKRVDSPMLNRHGKRRPERKSMEVLSVTDGGSPVPARRALEMAQHGQSKAMFSKSLDIAEAHPQFSKEDRMAGAGAQGSRSISGASSGLSTSPLSSPRVTPHPSPRGSPLPTPKGTPVHTPKESPAGTPNPTPPSSPSVGGVPWRTRLNSIKNSFLGSPRFHRRKLQVPTPEEMSNLTPESSPELAKKSWFGNFISLEKEEQIFVVIKDKPLSSIKADIVHAFLSIPSLSHSVISQTSFRAEYKATGGPAVFQKPVKFQVDITYTEGGAAQKENGIYSVTFTLLSGPSRRFKRVVETIQAQLLSTHEQPSAQHLSDTTNCMEMMTGRLSKCGKNPSRAPGPPSLSPHCSPPHPLQPAPGGCCPHPRLSWGPCVPEGPGHAHVAALAPKAPGCAQPPRSATSRLPHSAPTAVAGPAQDQGRPGRDSKT; from the exons atgaaaacaaaaaatatttgtag aTACCTGGTGCTAGAACATGTGTCTGGTGGAGAGCTCTTTGACTACCTGGTCAAGAAGGGGAGGCTGACCCCCAAAGAGGCCCGGAAGTTCTTCCGCCAGATCATCTCTGCGCTGGACTTCTGCCACAGCCACTCCATATG CCACAGGGATCTGAAACCAGAAAACCTTCTGCTGGACGAGAAGAATAACATCCGGATCGCAGACTTCGGCATGGCGTCGCTGCAGGTTGGCGACAGCCTGCTGGAGACCAGCTGCGG GTCGCCCCACTATGCCTGTCCGGAGGTGATCCGG GGGGAGAAATACGACGGCCGCAAGGCAGACGTGTGGAGCTGCGGCGTGATTCTGTTCGCGCTGCTGGTG GGGGCGCTGCCATTCGACGACGACAACCTGCGGCAGCTGCTGGAGAAGGTGAAGCGCGGCGTCTTCCACATGCCGCACTTCATCCCGCCCGACTGCCAGAGCCTGCTGCGCGGCATGATCGAGGTGGACGCGGCGCGGCGCCTCACG CTAGAGCACATTCAGAAACACATATGGTATAT AGGAGGCAAGAACGAGCCGGAGCCGGAGCAGCCTGTCCCTCGCAAGGTGCAGATCCGCTCCCTGCCCAGCCTGGAGGACATCGACCCCGACGTGCTGGACAGCATGCACTCGCTCGGCTGCTTCCGGGACCGCAACAAGCTGCTGCAGGACCTGCTGTCCGAGGA GGAGAATCAGGAGAAGATGATCTACTTCCTCCTCCTGGACCGGAAAGAGAGGTACCCGAGCCACGAGGATGAGGACCTGCCGCCCAGGAACGAGATAG ACCCGCCCCGGAAGCGTGTGGACTCCCCGATGCTCAACCGGCACGGCAAGCGGCGGCCCGAGCGGAAGTCCATGGAGGTGCTGAGCGTCACGGACGGCGGCTCCCCCGTGCCTGCACGGCGGGCCCTGGAGATGGCCCAGCACGGCCAGAG TAAAGCAATGTTCAGTAAAAGCCTGGATATCGCTGAAGCCCACCCCCAATTCAGCAAAGAAGACAG GATGGCCGGTGCCGGCGCCCAGGG GTCCAGGTCCATCAGTGGGGCCTCCTCGGGCCTGTCCACCAGCCCGCTCAGCAGCCCCCGG GTGACCCCTCACCCCTCTCCGAGGGGCAGTCCCCTCCCTACCCCCAAGGGGACGCCTGTGCACACGCCCAAGGAGAGCCCGGCGGGCACGCCCAACCCCACGCCGCCGTCCAGCCCCAGCGTGGGAGGGGTGCCCTGGAGGACGCGGCTCAACTCCATCAAGAACAGCTTCCTGGGGTCGCCCCGCTTCCACCGCCGGAAACTGCAAG TTCCGACGCCCGAGGAGATGTCCAACCTGACCCCGGAGTCGTCCCCAGA GCTCGCCAAGAAGTCCTGGTTCGGGAACTTCATCAGCCTGGAGAAGGAGGAGCAGATTTTCGTGGTCATCAAGGACAAACCGCTGAGCTCCATCAAAGCCGACATCGTCCACGCCTTCCTGTCG ATCCCCAGCCTCAGCCACAGCGTCATCTCCCAGACGAGCTTCCGGGCCGAGTACAAGGCGACGGGGGGCCCGGCTGTGTTCCAGAAGCCGGTCAAGTTCCAGGTGGACATCACGTACACAGAGGGCGGGGCCGCGCAGAAGGAGAACGGCATCTACTCGGTCACGTTCACGCTCCTGTCTG GCCCAAGCCGCCGCTTCAAGAGGGTCGTGGAGACCATTCAGGCCCAGCTGCTGAGCACACACGAGCAGCCCTCTGCCCAGCACTTGTCAG ACACCACTAACTGTATGGAAATGATGACGGGGAGGCTTTCCAAATGTGGTAAGAACCCCTCACGCGCACCTGGGCCCCCCAGCCTGTCACCCCATTGCTCACCCCCGCACCCCCTGCAGCCTGCTCCTGGCGggtgctgcccccacccccggctgTCCTGGGGTCCCTGTGTACCTGAGGGGCCTGGACACGCACACGTGGCCGCGCTTGCCCCCAAGGCGCCCGGCTGTGCCCAGCCCCCCCGCTCTGCCACCAGCCGCCTCCCTCACTCAGCTCCCACAGCGGTCGCAGGCCCGGCCCAAGATCAGGGCAGGCCAGGGAGGGACTCCAAGACTTAG
- the BRSK2 gene encoding serine/threonine-protein kinase BRSK2 isoform X2 has translation MTSTGKDGGGAQHAQYVGPYRLEKTLGKGQTGLVKLGIHCVTCQKVAVKIVNREKLSESVLMKVEREIAILKLIEHPHVLKLHDVYENKKYLYLVLEHVSGGELFDYLVKKGRLTPKEARKFFRQIISALDFCHSHSICHRDLKPENLLLDEKNNIRIADFGMASLQVGDSLLETSCGSPHYACPEVIRGEKYDGRKADVWSCGVILFALLVGALPFDDDNLRQLLEKVKRGVFHMPHFIPPDCQSLLRGMIEVDAARRLTLEHIQKHIWYIGGKNEPEPEQPVPRKVQIRSLPSLEDIDPDVLDSMHSLGCFRDRNKLLQDLLSEEENQEKMIYFLLLDRKERYPSHEDEDLPPRNEIDPPRKRVDSPMLNRHGKRRPERKSMEVLSVTDGGSPVPARRALEMAQHGQSKAMFSKSLDIAEAHPQFSKEDRSRSISGASSGLSTSPLSSPRVTPHPSPRGSPLPTPKGTPVHTPKESPAGTPNPTPPSSPSVGGVPWRTRLNSIKNSFLGSPRFHRRKLQVPTPEEMSNLTPESSPELAKKSWFGNFISLEKEEQIFVVIKDKPLSSIKADIVHAFLSIPSLSHSVISQTSFRAEYKATGGPAVFQKPVKFQVDITYTEGGAAQKENGIYSVTFTLLSGPSRRFKRVVETIQAQLLSTHEQPSAQHLSDTTNCMEMMTGRLSKCGKNPSRAPGPPSLSPHCSPPHPLQPAPGGCCPHPRLSWGPCVPEGPGHAHVAALAPKAPGCAQPPRSATSRLPHSAPTAVAGPAQDQGRPGRDSKT, from the exons GCCTGGTGAAGCTGGGGATCCACTGTGTCACGTGCCAGAAGGTGGCCGTCAAGATCGTCAACCGGGAGAAGCTCAGCGAGTCTGTACTGATGAAG GTGGAGCGGGAGATCGCGATCCTGAAGCTGATCGAGCACCCCCACGTCCTCAAACTGCACGACgtctatgaaaacaaaaaatattt aTACCTGGTGCTAGAACATGTGTCTGGTGGAGAGCTCTTTGACTACCTGGTCAAGAAGGGGAGGCTGACCCCCAAAGAGGCCCGGAAGTTCTTCCGCCAGATCATCTCTGCGCTGGACTTCTGCCACAGCCACTCCATATG CCACAGGGATCTGAAACCAGAAAACCTTCTGCTGGACGAGAAGAATAACATCCGGATCGCAGACTTCGGCATGGCGTCGCTGCAGGTTGGCGACAGCCTGCTGGAGACCAGCTGCGG GTCGCCCCACTATGCCTGTCCGGAGGTGATCCGG GGGGAGAAATACGACGGCCGCAAGGCAGACGTGTGGAGCTGCGGCGTGATTCTGTTCGCGCTGCTGGTG GGGGCGCTGCCATTCGACGACGACAACCTGCGGCAGCTGCTGGAGAAGGTGAAGCGCGGCGTCTTCCACATGCCGCACTTCATCCCGCCCGACTGCCAGAGCCTGCTGCGCGGCATGATCGAGGTGGACGCGGCGCGGCGCCTCACG CTAGAGCACATTCAGAAACACATATGGTATAT AGGAGGCAAGAACGAGCCGGAGCCGGAGCAGCCTGTCCCTCGCAAGGTGCAGATCCGCTCCCTGCCCAGCCTGGAGGACATCGACCCCGACGTGCTGGACAGCATGCACTCGCTCGGCTGCTTCCGGGACCGCAACAAGCTGCTGCAGGACCTGCTGTCCGAGGA GGAGAATCAGGAGAAGATGATCTACTTCCTCCTCCTGGACCGGAAAGAGAGGTACCCGAGCCACGAGGATGAGGACCTGCCGCCCAGGAACGAGATAG ACCCGCCCCGGAAGCGTGTGGACTCCCCGATGCTCAACCGGCACGGCAAGCGGCGGCCCGAGCGGAAGTCCATGGAGGTGCTGAGCGTCACGGACGGCGGCTCCCCCGTGCCTGCACGGCGGGCCCTGGAGATGGCCCAGCACGGCCAGAG TAAAGCAATGTTCAGTAAAAGCCTGGATATCGCTGAAGCCCACCCCCAATTCAGCAAAGAAGACAG GTCCAGGTCCATCAGTGGGGCCTCCTCGGGCCTGTCCACCAGCCCGCTCAGCAGCCCCCGG GTGACCCCTCACCCCTCTCCGAGGGGCAGTCCCCTCCCTACCCCCAAGGGGACGCCTGTGCACACGCCCAAGGAGAGCCCGGCGGGCACGCCCAACCCCACGCCGCCGTCCAGCCCCAGCGTGGGAGGGGTGCCCTGGAGGACGCGGCTCAACTCCATCAAGAACAGCTTCCTGGGGTCGCCCCGCTTCCACCGCCGGAAACTGCAAG TTCCGACGCCCGAGGAGATGTCCAACCTGACCCCGGAGTCGTCCCCAGA GCTCGCCAAGAAGTCCTGGTTCGGGAACTTCATCAGCCTGGAGAAGGAGGAGCAGATTTTCGTGGTCATCAAGGACAAACCGCTGAGCTCCATCAAAGCCGACATCGTCCACGCCTTCCTGTCG ATCCCCAGCCTCAGCCACAGCGTCATCTCCCAGACGAGCTTCCGGGCCGAGTACAAGGCGACGGGGGGCCCGGCTGTGTTCCAGAAGCCGGTCAAGTTCCAGGTGGACATCACGTACACAGAGGGCGGGGCCGCGCAGAAGGAGAACGGCATCTACTCGGTCACGTTCACGCTCCTGTCTG GCCCAAGCCGCCGCTTCAAGAGGGTCGTGGAGACCATTCAGGCCCAGCTGCTGAGCACACACGAGCAGCCCTCTGCCCAGCACTTGTCAG ACACCACTAACTGTATGGAAATGATGACGGGGAGGCTTTCCAAATGTGGTAAGAACCCCTCACGCGCACCTGGGCCCCCCAGCCTGTCACCCCATTGCTCACCCCCGCACCCCCTGCAGCCTGCTCCTGGCGggtgctgcccccacccccggctgTCCTGGGGTCCCTGTGTACCTGAGGGGCCTGGACACGCACACGTGGCCGCGCTTGCCCCCAAGGCGCCCGGCTGTGCCCAGCCCCCCCGCTCTGCCACCAGCCGCCTCCCTCACTCAGCTCCCACAGCGGTCGCAGGCCCGGCCCAAGATCAGGGCAGGCCAGGGAGGGACTCCAAGACTTAG
- the BRSK2 gene encoding serine/threonine-protein kinase BRSK2 isoform X9 encodes MTSTGKDGGGAQHAQYVGPYRLEKTLGKGQTGLVKLGIHCVTCQKVAVKIVNREKLSESVLMKVEREIAILKLIEHPHVLKLHDVYENKKYLYLVLEHVSGGELFDYLVKKGRLTPKEARKFFRQIISALDFCHSHSICHRDLKPENLLLDEKNNIRIADFGMASLQVGDSLLETSCGSPHYACPEVIRGEKYDGRKADVWSCGVILFALLVGALPFDDDNLRQLLEKVKRGVFHMPHFIPPDCQSLLRGMIEVDAARRLTLEHIQKHIWYIGGKNEPEPEQPVPRKVQIRSLPSLEDIDPDVLDSMHSLGCFRDRNKLLQDLLSEEENQEKMIYFLLLDRKERYPSHEDEDLPPRNEIDPPRKRVDSPMLNRHGKRRPERKSMEVLSVTDGGSPVPARRALEMAQHGQSKAMFSKSLDIAEAHPQFSKEDRMAGAGAQGSRSISGASSGLSTSPLSSPRVTPHPSPRGSPLPTPKGTPVHTPKESPAGTPNPTPPSSPSVGGVPWRTRLNSIKNSFLGSPRFHRRKLQVPTPEEMSNLTPESSPELAKKSWFGNFISLEKEEQIFVVIKDKPLSSIKADIVHAFLSIPSLSHSVISQTSFRAEYKATGGPAVFQKPVKFQVDITYTEGGAAQKENGIYSVTFTLLSGPSRRFKRVVETIQAQLLSTHEQPSAQHLSEPPPPAPGLSWGAGLKGQKVATSYESSL; translated from the exons GCCTGGTGAAGCTGGGGATCCACTGTGTCACGTGCCAGAAGGTGGCCGTCAAGATCGTCAACCGGGAGAAGCTCAGCGAGTCTGTACTGATGAAG GTGGAGCGGGAGATCGCGATCCTGAAGCTGATCGAGCACCCCCACGTCCTCAAACTGCACGACgtctatgaaaacaaaaaatattt aTACCTGGTGCTAGAACATGTGTCTGGTGGAGAGCTCTTTGACTACCTGGTCAAGAAGGGGAGGCTGACCCCCAAAGAGGCCCGGAAGTTCTTCCGCCAGATCATCTCTGCGCTGGACTTCTGCCACAGCCACTCCATATG CCACAGGGATCTGAAACCAGAAAACCTTCTGCTGGACGAGAAGAATAACATCCGGATCGCAGACTTCGGCATGGCGTCGCTGCAGGTTGGCGACAGCCTGCTGGAGACCAGCTGCGG GTCGCCCCACTATGCCTGTCCGGAGGTGATCCGG GGGGAGAAATACGACGGCCGCAAGGCAGACGTGTGGAGCTGCGGCGTGATTCTGTTCGCGCTGCTGGTG GGGGCGCTGCCATTCGACGACGACAACCTGCGGCAGCTGCTGGAGAAGGTGAAGCGCGGCGTCTTCCACATGCCGCACTTCATCCCGCCCGACTGCCAGAGCCTGCTGCGCGGCATGATCGAGGTGGACGCGGCGCGGCGCCTCACG CTAGAGCACATTCAGAAACACATATGGTATAT AGGAGGCAAGAACGAGCCGGAGCCGGAGCAGCCTGTCCCTCGCAAGGTGCAGATCCGCTCCCTGCCCAGCCTGGAGGACATCGACCCCGACGTGCTGGACAGCATGCACTCGCTCGGCTGCTTCCGGGACCGCAACAAGCTGCTGCAGGACCTGCTGTCCGAGGA GGAGAATCAGGAGAAGATGATCTACTTCCTCCTCCTGGACCGGAAAGAGAGGTACCCGAGCCACGAGGATGAGGACCTGCCGCCCAGGAACGAGATAG ACCCGCCCCGGAAGCGTGTGGACTCCCCGATGCTCAACCGGCACGGCAAGCGGCGGCCCGAGCGGAAGTCCATGGAGGTGCTGAGCGTCACGGACGGCGGCTCCCCCGTGCCTGCACGGCGGGCCCTGGAGATGGCCCAGCACGGCCAGAG TAAAGCAATGTTCAGTAAAAGCCTGGATATCGCTGAAGCCCACCCCCAATTCAGCAAAGAAGACAG GATGGCCGGTGCCGGCGCCCAGGG GTCCAGGTCCATCAGTGGGGCCTCCTCGGGCCTGTCCACCAGCCCGCTCAGCAGCCCCCGG GTGACCCCTCACCCCTCTCCGAGGGGCAGTCCCCTCCCTACCCCCAAGGGGACGCCTGTGCACACGCCCAAGGAGAGCCCGGCGGGCACGCCCAACCCCACGCCGCCGTCCAGCCCCAGCGTGGGAGGGGTGCCCTGGAGGACGCGGCTCAACTCCATCAAGAACAGCTTCCTGGGGTCGCCCCGCTTCCACCGCCGGAAACTGCAAG TTCCGACGCCCGAGGAGATGTCCAACCTGACCCCGGAGTCGTCCCCAGA GCTCGCCAAGAAGTCCTGGTTCGGGAACTTCATCAGCCTGGAGAAGGAGGAGCAGATTTTCGTGGTCATCAAGGACAAACCGCTGAGCTCCATCAAAGCCGACATCGTCCACGCCTTCCTGTCG ATCCCCAGCCTCAGCCACAGCGTCATCTCCCAGACGAGCTTCCGGGCCGAGTACAAGGCGACGGGGGGCCCGGCTGTGTTCCAGAAGCCGGTCAAGTTCCAGGTGGACATCACGTACACAGAGGGCGGGGCCGCGCAGAAGGAGAACGGCATCTACTCGGTCACGTTCACGCTCCTGTCTG GCCCAAGCCGCCGCTTCAAGAGGGTCGTGGAGACCATTCAGGCCCAGCTGCTGAGCACACACGAGCAGCCCTCTGCCCAGCACTTGTCAG AACCCCCCCCGCCAGCTCCAGGACTAAGCTGGGGTGCTGGGCTTAAGGGCCAGAAGGTGGCCACCAGCTACGAGAGTAGCCTCTGA
- the BRSK2 gene encoding serine/threonine-protein kinase BRSK2 isoform X1 yields the protein MTSTGKDGGGAQHAQYVGPYRLEKTLGKGQTGLVKLGIHCVTCQKVAVKIVNREKLSESVLMKVEREIAILKLIEHPHVLKLHDVYENKKYLYLVLEHVSGGELFDYLVKKGRLTPKEARKFFRQIISALDFCHSHSICHRDLKPENLLLDEKNNIRIADFGMASLQVGDSLLETSCGSPHYACPEVIRGEKYDGRKADVWSCGVILFALLVGALPFDDDNLRQLLEKVKRGVFHMPHFIPPDCQSLLRGMIEVDAARRLTLEHIQKHIWYIGGKNEPEPEQPVPRKVQIRSLPSLEDIDPDVLDSMHSLGCFRDRNKLLQDLLSEEENQEKMIYFLLLDRKERYPSHEDEDLPPRNEIDPPRKRVDSPMLNRHGKRRPERKSMEVLSVTDGGSPVPARRALEMAQHGQSKAMFSKSLDIAEAHPQFSKEDRMAGAGAQGSRSISGASSGLSTSPLSSPRVTPHPSPRGSPLPTPKGTPVHTPKESPAGTPNPTPPSSPSVGGVPWRTRLNSIKNSFLGSPRFHRRKLQVPTPEEMSNLTPESSPELAKKSWFGNFISLEKEEQIFVVIKDKPLSSIKADIVHAFLSIPSLSHSVISQTSFRAEYKATGGPAVFQKPVKFQVDITYTEGGAAQKENGIYSVTFTLLSGPSRRFKRVVETIQAQLLSTHEQPSAQHLSDTTNCMEMMTGRLSKCGKNPSRAPGPPSLSPHCSPPHPLQPAPGGCCPHPRLSWGPCVPEGPGHAHVAALAPKAPGCAQPPRSATSRLPHSAPTAVAGPAQDQGRPGRDSKT from the exons GCCTGGTGAAGCTGGGGATCCACTGTGTCACGTGCCAGAAGGTGGCCGTCAAGATCGTCAACCGGGAGAAGCTCAGCGAGTCTGTACTGATGAAG GTGGAGCGGGAGATCGCGATCCTGAAGCTGATCGAGCACCCCCACGTCCTCAAACTGCACGACgtctatgaaaacaaaaaatattt aTACCTGGTGCTAGAACATGTGTCTGGTGGAGAGCTCTTTGACTACCTGGTCAAGAAGGGGAGGCTGACCCCCAAAGAGGCCCGGAAGTTCTTCCGCCAGATCATCTCTGCGCTGGACTTCTGCCACAGCCACTCCATATG CCACAGGGATCTGAAACCAGAAAACCTTCTGCTGGACGAGAAGAATAACATCCGGATCGCAGACTTCGGCATGGCGTCGCTGCAGGTTGGCGACAGCCTGCTGGAGACCAGCTGCGG GTCGCCCCACTATGCCTGTCCGGAGGTGATCCGG GGGGAGAAATACGACGGCCGCAAGGCAGACGTGTGGAGCTGCGGCGTGATTCTGTTCGCGCTGCTGGTG GGGGCGCTGCCATTCGACGACGACAACCTGCGGCAGCTGCTGGAGAAGGTGAAGCGCGGCGTCTTCCACATGCCGCACTTCATCCCGCCCGACTGCCAGAGCCTGCTGCGCGGCATGATCGAGGTGGACGCGGCGCGGCGCCTCACG CTAGAGCACATTCAGAAACACATATGGTATAT AGGAGGCAAGAACGAGCCGGAGCCGGAGCAGCCTGTCCCTCGCAAGGTGCAGATCCGCTCCCTGCCCAGCCTGGAGGACATCGACCCCGACGTGCTGGACAGCATGCACTCGCTCGGCTGCTTCCGGGACCGCAACAAGCTGCTGCAGGACCTGCTGTCCGAGGA GGAGAATCAGGAGAAGATGATCTACTTCCTCCTCCTGGACCGGAAAGAGAGGTACCCGAGCCACGAGGATGAGGACCTGCCGCCCAGGAACGAGATAG ACCCGCCCCGGAAGCGTGTGGACTCCCCGATGCTCAACCGGCACGGCAAGCGGCGGCCCGAGCGGAAGTCCATGGAGGTGCTGAGCGTCACGGACGGCGGCTCCCCCGTGCCTGCACGGCGGGCCCTGGAGATGGCCCAGCACGGCCAGAG TAAAGCAATGTTCAGTAAAAGCCTGGATATCGCTGAAGCCCACCCCCAATTCAGCAAAGAAGACAG GATGGCCGGTGCCGGCGCCCAGGG GTCCAGGTCCATCAGTGGGGCCTCCTCGGGCCTGTCCACCAGCCCGCTCAGCAGCCCCCGG GTGACCCCTCACCCCTCTCCGAGGGGCAGTCCCCTCCCTACCCCCAAGGGGACGCCTGTGCACACGCCCAAGGAGAGCCCGGCGGGCACGCCCAACCCCACGCCGCCGTCCAGCCCCAGCGTGGGAGGGGTGCCCTGGAGGACGCGGCTCAACTCCATCAAGAACAGCTTCCTGGGGTCGCCCCGCTTCCACCGCCGGAAACTGCAAG TTCCGACGCCCGAGGAGATGTCCAACCTGACCCCGGAGTCGTCCCCAGA GCTCGCCAAGAAGTCCTGGTTCGGGAACTTCATCAGCCTGGAGAAGGAGGAGCAGATTTTCGTGGTCATCAAGGACAAACCGCTGAGCTCCATCAAAGCCGACATCGTCCACGCCTTCCTGTCG ATCCCCAGCCTCAGCCACAGCGTCATCTCCCAGACGAGCTTCCGGGCCGAGTACAAGGCGACGGGGGGCCCGGCTGTGTTCCAGAAGCCGGTCAAGTTCCAGGTGGACATCACGTACACAGAGGGCGGGGCCGCGCAGAAGGAGAACGGCATCTACTCGGTCACGTTCACGCTCCTGTCTG GCCCAAGCCGCCGCTTCAAGAGGGTCGTGGAGACCATTCAGGCCCAGCTGCTGAGCACACACGAGCAGCCCTCTGCCCAGCACTTGTCAG ACACCACTAACTGTATGGAAATGATGACGGGGAGGCTTTCCAAATGTGGTAAGAACCCCTCACGCGCACCTGGGCCCCCCAGCCTGTCACCCCATTGCTCACCCCCGCACCCCCTGCAGCCTGCTCCTGGCGggtgctgcccccacccccggctgTCCTGGGGTCCCTGTGTACCTGAGGGGCCTGGACACGCACACGTGGCCGCGCTTGCCCCCAAGGCGCCCGGCTGTGCCCAGCCCCCCCGCTCTGCCACCAGCCGCCTCCCTCACTCAGCTCCCACAGCGGTCGCAGGCCCGGCCCAAGATCAGGGCAGGCCAGGGAGGGACTCCAAGACTTAG